A region of Beijerinckia sp. 28-YEA-48 DNA encodes the following proteins:
- a CDS encoding DUF1467 family protein translates to MSIPLAIALFITIWWTVLFAVLPFGVRSQHEQGEVVHGTDPGAPVAPRLLMKALWTTIISAVIFGGFLAYVEYA, encoded by the coding sequence ATGTCGATCCCTCTCGCCATCGCCCTCTTCATCACCATCTGGTGGACGGTTCTGTTCGCGGTCCTGCCGTTCGGCGTGCGCTCCCAGCACGAACAGGGCGAGGTCGTTCACGGTACGGATCCTGGCGCTCCGGTGGCGCCGCGTCTGCTGATGAAGGCACTCTGGACCACTATTATTTCAGCGGTCATTTTCGGTGGCTTTCTGGCCTATGTCGAATACGCTTGA
- a CDS encoding NADH-quinone oxidoreductase subunit M, with amino-acid sequence MFGFGLLSGLIFLPLVGAAFILLLRGESEATLSNARWAALLTTVATFLLSLYAWSQFDPNSAAFQLVEEKSWLGSGLIYKLGVDGMSMPFVLLTTFLMPFCILASWESITFRVKEYMIAFLVLETLMIGVFCALDLVLFYLFFEGGLIPMFLIIGIWGGKRRIYASFKFFLYTLLGSLLMLLAIMAMYGVAGTTDITVLLKTTFPSSMQKWLWLAFFASFAVKMPMWPVHTWLPDAHVEAPTAGSVILAGILLKMGGYGFIRFSLPMFPEASQYFAPLVWTLSVIAIVYTSLVALVQEDMKKLIAYSSVAHMGFVTMGLFAMNQQGVQGAIYQMVSHGLVSGALFLCVGVVYDRLHTREIAAYGGLVRNMPLYAVAFMIFTMANVGLPGTSGFVGEFLTLMGTFFANAWVGLIATTGVILSAAYALYLYRRVIFGVLEKPSLMKMKDLNAREIACLAPLAVLVIYYGIQPGPILSACAASVDLLIKNYQTALGLTKAATLALH; translated from the coding sequence ATGTTCGGCTTCGGTCTTCTCTCCGGCCTGATCTTCCTGCCGCTCGTTGGCGCGGCCTTCATTCTGCTGCTGCGCGGCGAGAGCGAAGCCACCCTCAGCAATGCCCGCTGGGCGGCGCTGCTGACGACGGTCGCCACCTTCCTCCTGTCGCTCTACGCTTGGAGCCAGTTCGATCCGAACTCGGCTGCCTTCCAGCTTGTCGAGGAAAAGAGCTGGCTCGGCAGCGGTCTGATCTACAAGCTCGGCGTTGACGGCATGTCCATGCCCTTCGTCCTGCTGACCACCTTCCTGATGCCGTTCTGCATCCTGGCCTCGTGGGAATCGATCACCTTCCGCGTCAAGGAATATATGATCGCCTTCCTGGTGCTCGAGACGCTGATGATCGGCGTGTTCTGCGCCCTCGATCTGGTGCTGTTCTACCTGTTCTTCGAAGGCGGCCTCATTCCGATGTTCCTCATCATCGGCATCTGGGGCGGCAAGCGTCGCATCTACGCCAGCTTCAAGTTCTTCCTCTATACGCTGCTCGGCTCGCTGCTGATGCTGCTCGCCATCATGGCGATGTATGGCGTCGCCGGCACCACCGACATCACTGTTCTACTCAAGACGACCTTCCCGTCGTCCATGCAGAAGTGGCTGTGGCTCGCCTTCTTCGCCTCCTTCGCGGTGAAAATGCCGATGTGGCCGGTGCACACCTGGCTGCCCGACGCGCACGTGGAGGCGCCGACGGCGGGCTCGGTCATCCTGGCTGGTATTCTTCTGAAGATGGGCGGTTACGGTTTCATCCGTTTCTCGCTGCCGATGTTCCCGGAAGCGTCGCAATACTTCGCGCCGCTGGTGTGGACGCTGTCGGTCATCGCCATTGTCTACACCTCGCTCGTGGCGCTGGTGCAGGAAGACATGAAGAAGCTCATCGCCTATTCGTCCGTGGCGCATATGGGCTTCGTCACCATGGGCCTCTTCGCCATGAACCAGCAGGGCGTGCAGGGCGCCATCTACCAGATGGTCAGCCACGGCCTTGTCTCAGGCGCGCTCTTCCTTTGCGTCGGTGTCGTCTATGATCGCCTGCACACCCGCGAGATCGCCGCCTATGGTGGTCTGGTGCGCAACATGCCGCTTTATGCGGTGGCCTTCATGATTTTCACCATGGCCAATGTCGGCCTGCCGGGCACCTCGGGCTTCGTCGGCGAATTCCTGACGCTCATGGGCACGTTCTTCGCCAATGCCTGGGTCGGTCTCATCGCCACGACCGGCGTCATTCTCTCGGCCGCATACGCGCTCTATCTCTATCGTCGAGTCATTTTCGGCGTGCTCGAAAAGCCGTCGTTGATGAAGATGAAGGATCTGAACGCCCGCGAGATCGCCTGTCTCGCGCCGCTCGCCGTGCTCGTCATCTATTACGGCATTCAGCCGGGCCCGATCCTGAGCGCCTGCGCGGCCTCCGTCGACCTGCTCATCAAGAATTATCAGACGGCGCTCGGCCTTACCAAGGCCGCCACGCTGGCGCTGCACTGA
- the nuoL gene encoding NADH-quinone oxidoreductase subunit L, producing MYTAIVFLPLVGFLIAGLFGRQLGARPSELVTTIFLFVAAALSWIAFFSVGLGTAGTSVPVLGNWIVSGGLKIDWALRIDTLTVVMLVVINTVSALVHLYSVGYMNEDPHRPRFFAYLSLFTFAMLMLVTADNLVQMFFGWEGVGLASYLLIGFWYEKPSANAAAIKAFVVNRVGDFGFLLGIFLLFALTGSVALDQVFAAAPGLAGKTMHIFGLDIDPMTLVCLLLFMGACGKSAQFLLHTWLPDAMEGPTPVSALIHAATMVTAGVFMVARMSPLFEYAPVALSVVTIVGATTAFFAATVGLVQNDIKRVIAYSTCSQLGYMFVALGVGAYNLAIFHLFTHAFFKALLFLGAGSVIHAMHHEQDMRKMGGLAKHIPITFWMMTIGTFALTGLPLTAGFFSKDAIIEAAFTSQRPGALYAFLLVVIAAGLTSFYSWRLVFLTFFGKERWAADAHNDHADDHGHAAPAVAHGHDDHAHDDHGHGPLQPHESPAVMLIPLYVLAAGALFAGLLFRDAFIGDGFDAFWKKALFFAPDNHILHEMHNVPEFVAHLATYMMLGGFLVAVLMYVFYTDAPRKLAERHGMLYRFLLNKWYFDELYDLIFVRPAFWLGRVFWKEGDGRIIDGMGADGISARVIDVAGRVVKLQTGYVYHYAFAMLIGVAAFITWYLLGGVHH from the coding sequence ATGTATACCGCGATCGTCTTTCTGCCCCTCGTAGGGTTTCTGATTGCTGGCCTGTTCGGCCGGCAGCTCGGCGCCCGCCCGTCTGAGCTCGTCACCACGATCTTTCTGTTCGTGGCCGCTGCCCTGTCGTGGATCGCCTTCTTCAGCGTCGGTCTCGGCACCGCTGGCACCAGCGTCCCCGTGCTGGGCAACTGGATCGTCTCCGGTGGCTTGAAGATTGATTGGGCGCTGCGCATCGACACGCTCACCGTTGTCATGCTCGTCGTCATCAACACCGTTTCGGCGCTCGTGCACCTCTATTCCGTCGGCTACATGAACGAGGATCCGCATCGCCCGCGGTTCTTCGCTTATTTGTCGCTGTTCACCTTCGCCATGTTGATGCTGGTGACGGCCGATAATCTGGTGCAGATGTTCTTTGGCTGGGAAGGCGTCGGTCTCGCCTCTTATCTGCTGATCGGCTTCTGGTATGAGAAGCCGTCGGCCAATGCCGCTGCCATTAAGGCTTTCGTCGTCAACCGCGTGGGTGACTTCGGCTTCCTGCTCGGCATTTTCCTCCTGTTCGCGCTCACCGGTTCCGTGGCGCTCGACCAGGTCTTTGCCGCCGCGCCGGGCCTTGCCGGCAAGACGATGCATATTTTCGGCCTCGACATCGATCCGATGACGCTGGTCTGCCTGCTGCTCTTCATGGGCGCTTGCGGCAAGTCGGCCCAGTTCCTGCTGCACACCTGGTTGCCGGATGCGATGGAAGGCCCGACGCCGGTGTCGGCCCTCATCCACGCGGCCACCATGGTCACTGCCGGCGTCTTCATGGTCGCCCGCATGTCGCCGCTGTTCGAATATGCGCCGGTGGCGCTCTCGGTCGTCACCATCGTTGGCGCGACGACGGCGTTCTTCGCCGCCACGGTCGGCCTGGTGCAAAACGACATCAAGCGCGTCATTGCTTATTCGACCTGTTCGCAGCTCGGCTACATGTTCGTCGCCCTGGGTGTCGGCGCCTATAATCTGGCGATCTTCCACCTGTTCACCCACGCCTTCTTCAAGGCGCTGCTGTTCTTGGGCGCTGGCTCGGTCATTCACGCCATGCACCACGAGCAGGACATGCGGAAGATGGGTGGGCTGGCCAAGCACATCCCGATCACCTTCTGGATGATGACGATCGGCACCTTCGCGCTGACCGGCTTGCCGCTGACCGCCGGTTTCTTCTCCAAGGATGCGATCATCGAGGCGGCTTTCACCTCGCAGCGTCCGGGCGCGCTCTATGCGTTCCTGCTGGTGGTCATCGCCGCCGGCCTGACCTCTTTCTATTCCTGGCGTCTGGTGTTCCTGACCTTCTTCGGCAAGGAACGCTGGGCCGCCGATGCGCACAATGACCATGCCGATGATCACGGCCATGCTGCTCCGGCGGTTGCTCACGGTCACGACGATCATGCGCATGACGATCATGGCCACGGGCCGTTGCAGCCGCATGAATCGCCGGCTGTCATGCTGATCCCGCTCTATGTGCTCGCCGCTGGCGCGCTGTTCGCGGGCCTGTTGTTCCGCGATGCCTTCATCGGCGATGGCTTTGATGCCTTCTGGAAGAAGGCGCTGTTCTTCGCGCCGGACAATCATATCCTGCACGAGATGCACAATGTGCCGGAATTCGTCGCCCATCTGGCGACCTATATGATGCTCGGCGGCTTCCTCGTGGCCGTGCTGATGTATGTTTTCTACACCGACGCGCCGCGCAAACTGGCCGAACGCCATGGCATGCTCTACCGGTTCCTGCTCAACAAATGGTATTTCGACGAGCTTTATGACCTGATCTTCGTCCGCCCGGCCTTCTGGCTTGGTCGCGTCTTCTGGAAAGAGGGCGATGGACGGATCATCGACGGCATGGGCGCGGATGGGATCTCAGCGCGCGTCATCGACGTTGCTGGCCGGGTCGTGAAATTGCAGACCGGCTATGTCTATCACTACGCCTTCGCCATGCTCATTGGCGTCGCCGCGTTCATCACCTGGTATCTGCTGGGCGGAGTGCACCACTGA
- a CDS encoding NADH-quinone oxidoreductase subunit J: protein MTVAAVFFYLFSTVMLASAFMVIAARNPVHSVLFLILAFVNAAGLFILAGAEFLAMILVVVYVGAVAVLFLFVVMMLDVDFTELKQGFLQYLPLGALIGIVVAIELIMVLGGWTAAPGARATNAPQITALSNTEALGLVLYTRHVYFFQAAGLVLLTAMIGAIVLTLQHKPGVKRQDISQQNARTREEAVEVRKVPSRTGV, encoded by the coding sequence ATGACCGTGGCCGCCGTCTTTTTCTATCTGTTCTCGACCGTCATGCTCGCTTCAGCGTTCATGGTGATCGCGGCGCGCAATCCCGTTCACTCGGTGCTGTTCCTTATCCTGGCCTTCGTCAATGCGGCCGGGCTCTTCATTCTCGCCGGCGCGGAATTCCTCGCCATGATCTTGGTCGTGGTCTACGTCGGCGCGGTGGCGGTGCTTTTCCTCTTCGTCGTCATGATGCTCGATGTTGACTTCACCGAGTTGAAGCAGGGCTTCCTGCAATATCTGCCGCTCGGCGCGCTCATCGGCATCGTCGTTGCCATAGAGTTGATCATGGTACTCGGCGGCTGGACCGCTGCGCCTGGCGCCAGGGCGACCAATGCGCCGCAAATCACCGCGCTGAGCAACACTGAGGCGCTCGGCCTCGTTCTCTACACGCGCCACGTCTATTTCTTCCAGGCCGCTGGTCTCGTCCTGCTGACGGCGATGATCGGTGCGATCGTCCTGACCCTGCAACACAAGCCCGGCGTCAAGCGCCAGGATATTTCGCAACAGAATGCGCGCACGCGCGAGGAAGCCGTCGAGGTCCGCAAGGTGCCCTCGCGGACCGGCGTCTGA
- the nuoK gene encoding NADH-quinone oxidoreductase subunit NuoK, giving the protein MEIGLTHYLIVAAILFTIGIAGIILNRKNIIIILMSVELILLSVNINLVAFSSFLGDLTGQVFSLFILTVAAAEAAIGLAILVTYFRNRGSIAVEDINMMKG; this is encoded by the coding sequence ATGGAAATCGGTCTCACCCATTATCTGATCGTCGCTGCGATCCTGTTCACCATCGGGATCGCGGGCATCATTCTCAACCGCAAGAACATCATCATCATCTTGATGTCGGTCGAGTTGATCCTGCTGTCGGTGAACATCAACCTGGTCGCCTTCTCGAGCTTCCTTGGCGACCTCACCGGTCAGGTCTTCTCCCTGTTCATTCTCACCGTCGCGGCTGCCGAGGCTGCGATCGGTCTGGCCATTCTTGTCACCTATTTCCGCAACCGTGGCTCCATCGCGGTTGAAGACATCAATATGATGAAGGGCTGA
- a CDS encoding biotin--[acetyl-CoA-carboxylase] ligase has protein sequence MSIAAFRFEHFTEIASTNDAAMARARSGDAGRLWISADVQTSGRGRHNRPWSSPTGNLYASLLLIDPSSPAKAPQLGFVAGIALIDALRDFAPDVGFALKWPNDILVNNAKMAGILLEGSSLPGGNFACVLGCGVNCASHPDGLAYAATDLKALGHDIAPSRLLQALAMAFARWLDVWAAGEGFAAIRAAWLERAAGVGGPVRVNLAGQMHEGRFADMDAAGRLILDGADGRVTIDAGDVFLGPVNRPQHENGQP, from the coding sequence TTGTCCATCGCCGCGTTCCGCTTCGAACATTTCACTGAAATCGCTTCGACGAATGATGCGGCGATGGCGCGGGCGCGCAGCGGTGACGCTGGCCGCCTGTGGATCTCGGCCGATGTGCAGACATCGGGACGCGGTCGCCACAACCGGCCTTGGTCGTCACCCACGGGAAATCTTTACGCCAGCCTGCTGCTGATCGATCCGTCGTCGCCAGCGAAGGCGCCGCAGCTCGGCTTCGTCGCCGGCATTGCGTTGATCGATGCTTTGCGCGATTTCGCGCCTGACGTCGGTTTCGCGCTGAAATGGCCAAACGACATCCTTGTCAACAATGCCAAAATGGCCGGCATCCTGCTCGAAGGCTCGTCCTTGCCGGGTGGCAACTTTGCTTGCGTGCTGGGCTGCGGCGTCAATTGCGCCTCCCACCCCGATGGCCTCGCTTATGCGGCGACTGACTTGAAAGCGCTTGGGCACGATATCGCGCCATCAAGGTTGCTTCAGGCTCTGGCGATGGCCTTCGCGCGTTGGCTCGATGTGTGGGCAGCGGGGGAGGGCTTTGCCGCCATCCGCGCTGCCTGGCTGGAACGTGCGGCCGGCGTCGGCGGCCCGGTCCGCGTCAATTTGGCAGGCCAGATGCACGAGGGGCGCTTCGCCGATATGGACGCCGCCGGCCGTCTTATTCTCGATGGTGCGGATGGGCGCGTGACAATCGACGCGGGCGATGTATTCCTGGGGCCGGTCAACCGGCCGCAGCATGAAAACGGACAGCCATAG
- the mce gene encoding methylmalonyl-CoA epimerase encodes MIGRLNHVAIAVPDLAAAVRTYRDTLGAKVSAPQALPEHGVTVVFVELPNTKIELLEPLGASSPIAKFLESNPAGGMHHVCYEVDDILAARDRLKAAGARVLGDGEPRIGAHGKPVLFLHPKDFCGTLVEIEQV; translated from the coding sequence GTGATTGGACGGCTCAATCACGTCGCCATCGCGGTGCCCGATCTCGCCGCCGCCGTGCGCACCTATCGCGACACGCTGGGTGCGAAGGTGTCGGCGCCGCAGGCTCTGCCCGAACATGGCGTGACAGTCGTCTTCGTTGAATTGCCGAATACCAAGATCGAACTGCTTGAGCCGCTGGGCGCATCGTCGCCCATCGCCAAGTTCCTGGAGAGCAATCCGGCCGGCGGCATGCATCACGTCTGTTACGAGGTCGATGACATCCTTGCCGCCCGCGACCGCCTGAAGGCGGCGGGCGCTCGGGTGCTGGGCGATGGCGAGCCGAGAATCGGCGCCCATGGCAAGCCGGTGCTGTTCCTGCACCCCAAGGACTTCTGCGGCACCCTGGTCGAGATCGAGCAGGTCTAA
- the nuoN gene encoding NADH-quinone oxidoreductase subunit NuoN has product MTPLSFALAHSLPEIVLAIGALALLLLGALRRLTGDWIISECAIALLGLAALSMLFQVGPTAIIWDGAFIDDAFGRFMKFLALGGAMISLILSREFMARQRIDLFEFPILVLLATLGMLMLISAQSLIALYLGLELMSLALYVLAAFHRSNLRASEAGLKYFVLGALSSGMLLYGASLLYGFAGTVSFTGIGEALKGGPSIGVVFGLVFVMAGLAFKMSVVPFHMWTPDVYEGAPTPVTTFFASAAKIAAVAITIRIIMTAFPGLKLQWQQIVVFISILSMVVGAFGAIGQTNIKRLMAYSSIGHMGFALVGLSAGTEQGVFGVLVYMAIYLAMTLGTFAVILSMRIGDRYVENIGDLAGLSRNHKFMAFVMAMMMFSLSGIPPLAGFFAKWYVFLAAIQANLYWLAVIGMLASVVSAFYYLRVVKIMYLDEPARPFDKVHWEVSAIVALGGLFVVLFWVYPAPLVNAASLAAKSLF; this is encoded by the coding sequence ATGACCCCGCTTTCCTTCGCGCTGGCCCACTCGCTGCCGGAGATCGTGCTGGCCATCGGCGCGCTCGCCCTGTTGCTGCTCGGCGCGCTGCGCCGGCTGACGGGCGACTGGATCATCAGCGAATGCGCTATCGCGCTACTCGGTCTGGCTGCGCTGAGCATGTTGTTTCAGGTCGGGCCCACCGCCATCATCTGGGACGGGGCCTTCATCGACGATGCTTTCGGCCGTTTCATGAAGTTCCTGGCGCTGGGCGGCGCCATGATTTCGCTGATCCTGTCGCGTGAATTCATGGCGCGCCAGCGGATTGATCTGTTCGAGTTTCCGATTCTCGTCCTGCTCGCCACGCTCGGCATGTTGATGCTGATCTCGGCGCAGAGCCTGATCGCGCTCTATCTCGGCCTCGAGCTGATGAGCTTGGCGCTCTATGTCCTCGCTGCCTTCCATCGCAGCAATCTGCGGGCGTCGGAAGCAGGCCTGAAGTATTTCGTCCTCGGTGCGCTGTCGTCGGGCATGCTGCTCTATGGCGCTTCGCTGCTTTATGGCTTTGCCGGCACGGTGTCCTTCACCGGCATCGGTGAAGCACTGAAGGGCGGCCCGTCGATCGGCGTCGTCTTCGGCTTGGTCTTTGTCATGGCCGGCCTCGCCTTCAAAATGTCCGTCGTGCCGTTCCATATGTGGACGCCCGACGTCTACGAGGGCGCGCCGACCCCGGTGACCACGTTCTTTGCTTCGGCGGCGAAAATCGCCGCGGTCGCCATCACCATTCGCATCATCATGACCGCATTCCCCGGTCTGAAGCTGCAATGGCAGCAGATCGTCGTCTTCATCTCGATCCTGTCCATGGTGGTCGGCGCCTTCGGTGCCATCGGCCAGACCAACATCAAGCGCCTGATGGCCTATTCCTCCATTGGCCATATGGGCTTTGCGCTGGTCGGCCTGTCGGCTGGCACGGAGCAGGGCGTGTTCGGCGTGCTGGTCTATATGGCGATCTATCTCGCCATGACGCTTGGCACTTTCGCCGTCATCCTCTCCATGCGTATCGGCGATCGCTATGTTGAGAATATCGGCGATCTCGCCGGTCTGTCGCGCAATCACAAGTTCATGGCTTTCGTGATGGCGATGATGATGTTCTCGCTGTCGGGCATTCCGCCGCTCGCCGGCTTCTTCGCCAAATGGTATGTCTTCCTGGCCGCCATCCAGGCGAACCTCTACTGGCTCGCCGTCATCGGCATGCTCGCCAGCGTCGTCTCTGCTTTCTACTATCTGCGCGTCGTCAAGATCATGTATCTCGACGAACCGGCGCGACCCTTCGACAAGGTGCATTGGGAAGTGAGCGCCATCGTGGCGCTCGGTGGCCTGTTTGTCGTCTTGTTCTGGGTCTATCCGGCGCCGCTGGTGAACGCAGCGAGCCTCGCCGCCAAATCCTTGTTCTGA
- the hpaH gene encoding 2-oxo-hept-4-ene-1,7-dioate hydratase, producing the protein MLSETDLHKAVDILMAAHRDRKQAVQLSTTFPSIEIEDSYAISTEVMRRKVEAGAKLIGHKVGLTSKAMQRSSQIDEPDYGYLLDDMLVADGAKVPHENYCLPRVEVELAFVLGKALKGPGIGLTDVLAATDYVVPAIEIVDARLQDQRKIFDTVADNGAAAGLIMGGRPVRPMDVDLRWVGGIMYRNSEIEETGLAAGVLGHPALGVAWLANKLGQYGHSMEAGHIVLAGSFTRVVYAKKGDTLHGDFGPLGSLAVQFV; encoded by the coding sequence TTGCTGTCTGAAACTGATCTGCACAAGGCCGTCGATATCCTCATGGCGGCGCATCGCGATCGCAAACAAGCTGTGCAACTGTCGACGACTTTTCCTTCCATCGAGATCGAGGACTCCTATGCAATCTCGACCGAGGTCATGCGTCGAAAGGTCGAAGCTGGCGCCAAACTGATCGGGCATAAGGTTGGGCTGACTTCAAAGGCCATGCAGCGGTCCTCTCAGATCGACGAACCTGATTATGGCTACCTCCTCGACGACATGCTGGTCGCCGACGGTGCGAAGGTGCCACACGAAAACTACTGCCTGCCGCGTGTTGAAGTCGAACTGGCTTTCGTGCTCGGGAAAGCCCTTAAGGGGCCCGGGATCGGCCTCACGGATGTCCTTGCTGCAACCGATTATGTCGTGCCCGCGATTGAGATCGTCGATGCGCGGCTGCAAGACCAACGAAAGATATTCGACACCGTCGCCGACAATGGTGCGGCGGCCGGCCTGATTATGGGTGGTCGTCCGGTTCGTCCCATGGACGTCGATCTTCGCTGGGTGGGCGGGATCATGTATCGGAACTCAGAGATCGAAGAGACGGGGCTGGCCGCCGGCGTTCTGGGGCATCCGGCTCTGGGTGTTGCCTGGCTTGCCAACAAGCTTGGGCAATATGGACATTCAATGGAGGCGGGCCACATCGTTCTCGCTGGCTCTTTCACCAGGGTTGTTTACGCCAAAAAGGGCGACACATTGCACGGCGATTTCGGCCCGTTAGGCTCTCTCGCAGTGCAATTTGTGTGA
- a CDS encoding cyclic nucleotide-binding domain-containing protein, producing the protein MDILALACGLAAAALAVLAFWPKTIMPLRWAAIAASLLAIVYFAWIRNWPFLAANVLILPLNLWRLQEMRKLLADAEKANREELNFSWLTPYMQPVAFEAGEALFNKGDEADAVYVLAEGQLNLPELGIIIGPGAMIGEMGLFTAGNRRLSGARAMGPVRAYRMAYRDFEQHYFQNPQFGLYLVRLMMRRLESNLSRYSGGKAGNVAGNPTAPAAPRPQA; encoded by the coding sequence ATGGACATATTGGCTCTGGCATGCGGTTTGGCCGCGGCGGCGCTCGCCGTCCTGGCTTTTTGGCCGAAGACGATCATGCCCTTGCGCTGGGCCGCCATCGCCGCGAGCCTGCTGGCGATCGTCTATTTCGCCTGGATTCGAAACTGGCCATTTCTCGCGGCCAACGTGCTCATCTTGCCCCTCAACCTGTGGCGATTGCAGGAAATGCGCAAACTGCTCGCCGATGCCGAAAAGGCCAATCGCGAAGAGCTCAACTTCAGTTGGCTGACGCCCTACATGCAGCCGGTCGCCTTCGAGGCTGGCGAGGCCCTGTTCAACAAGGGCGACGAGGCCGATGCAGTCTATGTGCTCGCCGAAGGCCAGCTCAACCTGCCGGAGCTGGGCATTATCATCGGCCCTGGCGCGATGATCGGCGAAATGGGCCTGTTCACCGCCGGCAATCGCCGCCTGTCCGGAGCCCGGGCCATGGGGCCTGTGCGGGCATACCGCATGGCGTATCGGGATTTTGAGCAGCATTATTTCCAGAATCCGCAATTCGGCCTTTATCTGGTCCGCCTGATGATGCGCCGGCTGGAGAGCAATCTGTCGCGCTATTCCGGCGGTAAGGCAGGAAATGTGGCCGGAAACCCAACTGCACCGGCCGCGCCGCGGCCACAGGCCTGA
- a CDS encoding ribonuclease J translates to MTDRNTDLVFAPLGGLGEIGMNVALYGFGPKGRRKWLMVDLGVAFAGPELPGIDLILPDLAFIERNRKDLVGLVITHAHEDHIGAVARLWPRIGCPLYATRFAAGLLEVRRLNENGAPKIPIHIVSPGQRIDLAPFDVEMIPVAHSIPESTALAIRTPLGTVLHSGDWKIDPTPVAGWATDEARLRAIGDEGVLALISDSTNILRDGESPSEADVAANLENLIAEAPNRVMVTTFASNVARMRAVALAAARAGRHVVIAGRAMDRVSEVARECGYLDGVPDFLPADSFANLPRNKIVIMATGSQGESRAAMARIANDDHPQVHLVPGDRVIFSSRPIPGNERAIGDIVNGLVRQGIEVITDRTHLVHVSGHPRRSEVKHLYEWIRPRIAIPAHGEALHLAEHARFAREQGVPTTLVANNGDLVHLAPGEVGIIDQVDHGRLYTDGDLIVTADDEALRDRRGLAFAGIISVGIAMTAKGELAGDPDVVMSGIPARTRDGRAMDALIDKTVFEVLDGLPRARRRDADAVESAVERAVRGAVRAVWGKRPTVHVLVMEV, encoded by the coding sequence ATGACCGACCGCAACACCGATCTAGTTTTCGCCCCGCTAGGGGGCCTCGGCGAGATCGGCATGAATGTCGCGCTCTACGGCTTCGGCCCAAAGGGCCGCCGCAAATGGCTTATGGTCGATCTCGGCGTCGCCTTTGCCGGCCCGGAATTGCCGGGCATCGATCTCATCTTGCCCGATCTCGCGTTTATCGAGCGCAACCGCAAGGATCTCGTCGGCCTGGTCATCACCCATGCCCATGAGGACCATATCGGGGCTGTGGCGCGCCTGTGGCCGCGCATCGGCTGCCCGCTCTATGCGACACGCTTCGCCGCAGGGCTGCTCGAAGTCCGCCGCCTCAACGAGAATGGCGCACCGAAGATACCGATCCATATCGTCAGCCCCGGCCAGCGCATCGATCTTGCGCCCTTCGACGTTGAGATGATCCCCGTTGCCCATTCGATTCCCGAAAGCACGGCGCTCGCCATTCGCACGCCGCTGGGCACCGTGCTGCATTCCGGCGACTGGAAGATCGATCCGACACCCGTTGCCGGCTGGGCGACCGACGAGGCGCGCCTGCGCGCCATCGGCGATGAAGGCGTGCTGGCGCTGATCAGCGATTCCACCAATATTCTGCGTGACGGCGAAAGCCCGTCGGAAGCCGACGTTGCCGCCAATCTCGAAAATCTGATTGCCGAAGCGCCGAACCGCGTGATGGTGACGACCTTTGCCTCGAACGTCGCACGCATGCGCGCCGTGGCCTTGGCGGCGGCGCGTGCCGGGCGCCATGTGGTCATCGCCGGGCGTGCCATGGACCGCGTGTCGGAAGTGGCGCGCGAGTGCGGCTATCTCGACGGCGTGCCGGATTTCCTGCCGGCGGATAGTTTCGCCAATCTGCCCCGCAATAAGATCGTTATCATGGCGACAGGCAGCCAGGGTGAGAGCCGGGCCGCTATGGCCCGCATCGCCAACGACGACCATCCGCAGGTGCATCTGGTTCCGGGCGATCGAGTGATTTTCTCGTCGCGACCGATCCCCGGCAACGAGCGCGCCATTGGCGACATCGTCAACGGCCTCGTGCGTCAGGGCATCGAGGTCATCACCGATCGCACCCATCTCGTCCACGTCTCCGGCCATCCACGCCGCAGCGAAGTGAAACATCTCTACGAGTGGATTCGTCCCCGCATTGCGATTCCCGCCCATGGCGAAGCCCTGCATCTGGCCGAACACGCGCGTTTCGCCCGCGAGCAGGGCGTTCCCACGACGCTCGTCGCCAACAATGGCGATCTTGTCCATCTCGCGCCCGGTGAAGTCGGCATTATCGATCAGGTCGATCACGGCCGCCTCTATACTGATGGCGATTTGATCGTCACGGCGGATGACGAGGCGCTGCGCGACCGCCGCGGCCTGGCCTTCGCCGGCATCATTTCAGTGGGCATCGCCATGACCGCCAAAGGCGAGCTGGCCGGCGATCCCGATGTGGTGATGTCGGGCATTCCCGCGCGCACGCGCGATGGCCGCGCCATGGATGCTCTCATCGACAAGACCGTCTTCGAGGTGTTGGATGGTTTGCCGCGCGCCCGTCGTCGCGATGCCGATGCGGTGGAATCGGCCGTCGAGCGCGCCGTGCGTGGCGCTGTGCGTGCCGTGTGGGGCAAGCGGCCGACGGTGCATGTGCTGGTGATGGAGGTGTAG